One genomic region from Sphingobacterium sp. UGAL515B_05 encodes:
- a CDS encoding antibiotic biosynthesis monooxygenase family protein, protein MILEVAVLQIIEGQQSDFERDYKTACQYISASKGYITHSLRKCIEKDNQYILLVEWETLEDHTIGFRESALFKEWEKLLHHYYDPFPTVEHYEVLK, encoded by the coding sequence ATGATTTTAGAAGTAGCTGTATTACAAATTATTGAAGGGCAACAGTCCGATTTTGAAAGAGATTATAAAACAGCTTGCCAGTATATTAGTGCGAGTAAAGGTTATATCACGCATTCCTTACGTAAATGTATTGAAAAAGATAACCAGTACATTTTGTTGGTTGAATGGGAAACTTTAGAAGACCATACCATTGGTTTCAGGGAGTCGGCCTTATTTAAGGAATGGGAGAAACTTTTACACCATTACTACGATCCATTTCCAACAGTCGAACATTATGAAGTGTTAAAATAG
- a CDS encoding S-ribosylhomocysteine lyase, with the protein MYTKEKAKVNSFTVDHTKLKQGIYAKASTTNNSNVESYTTYDIRMIRPNSPERMLSPEVMHTLEHCFATEIRTILGDEVIYVGPMGCCTGFYVVLAGTAKTPQNVAELMKEVLETVLTEGYEVPFQNPISCGNYTFMDFPTSKQACVNFLNLITAEELEFEYPYIEEN; encoded by the coding sequence ATGTACACAAAAGAAAAAGCAAAAGTAAATAGTTTTACGGTAGATCATACCAAGTTAAAACAAGGGATCTACGCTAAAGCTTCTACAACCAATAACAGCAATGTTGAGAGTTACACAACTTACGACATTCGCATGATCAGACCGAATTCTCCGGAGCGTATGCTATCACCTGAGGTCATGCATACCTTAGAACATTGTTTTGCAACAGAAATTAGAACCATCTTAGGTGATGAAGTTATTTATGTTGGGCCAATGGGTTGTTGCACGGGATTTTATGTTGTATTGGCTGGAACAGCGAAAACTCCTCAGAATGTGGCGGAATTGATGAAAGAAGTATTAGAGACTGTTCTTACAGAAGGATACGAAGTACCTTTCCAAAATCCAATTAGCTGCGGAAACTACACATTCATGGATTTTCCCACCTCAAAACAGGCTTGTGTTAACTTCTTAAATCTAATTACTGCCGAAGAATTGGAATTTGAGTATCCATATATCGAAGAAAATTAA
- a CDS encoding LysR family transcriptional regulator: protein MNYQIELRHLLYFKVLAEELHFRRAAEKLFIAQPGLSRQIKQLEESYGVTLFERNKRNVQMTEAGLYLFQEVEELFRHLDQIETQLQSFANGKISTLKLGFIGSAVQTILPELLVNLKQQQPDIELTLHELANETQLDLLEKKELDLGFVRLSETPPGLCSLPIHTEHFSLVLPNGHPLLKSPRASLDAFKNESFILFSKNYSHSYYDLVMSIFSDHKFIPKVTLRTVNALTIFNMVAQGLGVAIVPSSLKNGYHVDVTFLELDTLPQRTTLSLVWNAQNRNPGIPLVVQIIASQTNKAKPDTAGINNNS from the coding sequence ATGAATTATCAAATAGAGCTAAGACATTTACTATATTTTAAGGTATTGGCGGAAGAGCTGCATTTTAGAAGGGCTGCCGAAAAATTATTTATTGCGCAACCAGGCTTGAGCAGACAAATTAAACAGTTGGAGGAATCCTATGGCGTAACACTTTTTGAGCGTAATAAACGAAATGTTCAAATGACTGAAGCGGGGCTGTATCTCTTTCAGGAGGTGGAAGAACTATTTAGGCACTTGGATCAGATTGAAACTCAACTTCAAAGTTTTGCCAACGGTAAAATAAGCACCTTAAAGCTGGGGTTTATCGGATCAGCTGTTCAAACAATCCTGCCGGAACTACTTGTTAATTTAAAACAGCAGCAGCCTGATATCGAGTTAACACTTCACGAACTAGCGAATGAAACCCAGCTGGATCTGCTGGAGAAAAAAGAACTGGACTTAGGGTTTGTTCGTCTTTCCGAAACGCCACCCGGGTTATGTAGCCTGCCTATACATACAGAGCATTTTAGTCTCGTTTTACCCAACGGTCATCCCCTATTGAAGTCGCCGCGTGCAAGTCTTGACGCATTCAAAAATGAATCATTTATCTTATTTTCCAAAAACTATAGCCATTCTTATTATGATCTCGTGATGAGTATTTTTAGTGACCATAAGTTTATCCCCAAAGTTACTTTACGGACAGTGAATGCTTTGACCATTTTTAATATGGTAGCGCAAGGACTGGGTGTTGCCATTGTTCCTTCCTCTTTAAAGAACGGCTACCATGTTGATGTTACTTTCCTTGAATTGGATACTTTGCCGCAGCGAACAACGCTCTCCTTGGTTTGGAATGCCCAAAATCGTAATCCCGGTATTCCATTAGTTGTTCAGATCATCGCTTCGCAAACCAACAAAGCTAAGCCTGATACCGCCGGCATAAACAATAATAGCTAA
- the hutI gene encoding imidazolonepropionase, which produces MMEKELKLVGPFRQVLTMSNMPENGALHDKQLAIIKEGGILIAGNHILEVGDFEQLQLQWGKEAALVLVEGDQVALPGFIDCHTHIAFAGNRANDFALRNAGSSYLEIAAAGGGIWSTVSHTRDCNAEELIDLTIQRANFLLRQGITTIEVKSGYGLNVKEELKILRVIQESDRRTASDLIPTCLAAHMLPRDFDGSAKEYLHLITTDLFPLLKSEGLSNRIDAFIEKTAFQGEDVVAYLRKAKEMGFDLTIHADQFTTSGSQIAVELGAHSADHLEASTAAEIELIAHSATVAVALPAASIGLGCGFTPARKLLDAGACLAIGSDWNPGSAPMGQLLTSASILATAEKLTNAELLAALTYRAAKALNLSDRGVLTKGMKADFSLFKTDNYQDITYYQGSLQPTAVWKNGQEVFSI; this is translated from the coding sequence ATGATGGAAAAAGAGCTGAAATTAGTTGGACCTTTTAGGCAGGTATTAACGATGTCAAATATGCCCGAAAATGGGGCACTCCACGATAAACAATTGGCTATTATTAAAGAAGGTGGTATTTTAATAGCAGGTAATCATATATTGGAAGTAGGGGATTTTGAGCAACTACAACTGCAATGGGGAAAGGAGGCGGCACTTGTACTTGTAGAAGGAGATCAGGTCGCTCTGCCAGGCTTTATTGATTGCCATACACATATTGCTTTTGCCGGTAATCGAGCGAATGATTTCGCCCTTCGAAATGCGGGCTCAAGCTACCTGGAGATTGCAGCGGCAGGAGGTGGGATCTGGAGCACCGTTTCCCATACGCGGGATTGTAACGCCGAAGAATTGATTGATCTCACCATCCAGCGCGCAAATTTTCTATTAAGGCAAGGAATCACAACAATTGAAGTTAAAAGTGGTTACGGTCTCAATGTTAAAGAAGAACTTAAGATATTACGGGTCATTCAGGAATCGGATCGTCGTACGGCATCAGACCTTATTCCAACTTGTTTGGCGGCACATATGCTCCCACGGGACTTCGACGGATCGGCAAAAGAATATCTTCATCTGATCACAACAGATCTTTTTCCCCTATTGAAATCAGAAGGGTTGTCGAATCGGATTGACGCATTTATCGAAAAAACGGCTTTTCAGGGGGAAGACGTTGTGGCCTATTTACGAAAAGCAAAAGAAATGGGTTTTGATCTGACGATTCATGCCGATCAGTTTACCACTTCGGGAAGTCAGATTGCTGTAGAACTCGGTGCGCATTCTGCGGATCATCTTGAAGCATCAACTGCGGCTGAAATAGAACTCATCGCACACTCAGCTACTGTTGCTGTGGCGCTGCCTGCAGCCTCCATTGGCCTCGGATGTGGTTTTACACCTGCTAGAAAGTTGCTGGATGCAGGGGCATGTTTGGCAATAGGAAGTGACTGGAATCCAGGTTCCGCGCCCATGGGACAGTTACTGACGAGTGCGAGTATTTTGGCAACAGCAGAAAAGTTGACGAATGCTGAGCTGCTTGCAGCACTAACCTACCGTGCTGCAAAAGCCTTAAATCTGTCGGATCGCGGCGTATTGACCAAGGGCATGAAAGCAGACTTCAGTTTATTTAAAACAGATAATTATCAGGATATTACTTACTACCAAGGAAGCTTGCAGCCTACGGCAGTATGGAAAAATGGTCAGGAAGTATTCTCAATATAA
- the hutH gene encoding histidine ammonia-lyase: MEKFLYGSGQLTCSTALAIAKGTVTGEISPEVKDKIEQSASYVRKIVERGEVVYGINTGFGPLCTTLIDASQTQLLQENILKSHAVGMGEPIANDLAKLMLILKVHALSKGFSGVKYATIERIIWHIENDVIPVVPKQGSVGASGDLAPLSHLFLPLIGLGKVNVEGEIVETAAVLEKHGMAPVQLGAKEGLALINGTQFMAAHGVMAVAELNRVLQNADIIATLMIEGLNGSIKPFFTELHQLRPHPGNRYVAASIFNMLHGSAILESHKDCSRVQDPYSLRCIPQVHGASRNAWFHLKDTIEIEINAVTDNPVIINDELTISGGSFHGQSIALPLDYATLAASEIGNISDRRVYLSLEGQTNGVPKLLMKSTGLNSGFMILQYSTAAIASENKGLCFPASADSIPTSLGQEDHVSMGSIAGRKLLQVIDNVDKILSIELLCAAQAKDYHQPLKSTAALEAIHARIRQSIPHIESDQPMEELLTEAQRLVKSGELITLHRQYATGEMEADLKQRFEMF, encoded by the coding sequence ATGGAAAAATTTTTATATGGCAGTGGGCAGCTAACATGCTCCACTGCTTTAGCGATAGCAAAAGGAACAGTTACCGGGGAAATTTCCCCCGAAGTCAAGGATAAGATTGAGCAAAGCGCCAGTTATGTCAGGAAAATAGTAGAGCGCGGTGAGGTTGTCTATGGGATCAATACAGGTTTCGGTCCATTGTGTACCACACTTATTGATGCAAGTCAAACGCAGCTGTTACAGGAAAATATTCTAAAAAGCCATGCTGTCGGTATGGGAGAACCTATAGCCAACGATTTGGCCAAATTGATGCTTATTCTTAAAGTTCACGCACTTTCTAAGGGATTTTCAGGAGTCAAGTATGCGACGATTGAGCGGATTATTTGGCATATTGAAAATGATGTCATTCCTGTGGTTCCTAAACAAGGTTCTGTGGGCGCATCGGGTGATTTGGCTCCATTGTCACATTTATTTTTACCATTGATTGGCCTAGGAAAAGTCAACGTAGAAGGGGAGATTGTGGAGACAGCAGCCGTTTTGGAAAAACACGGTATGGCACCGGTTCAGTTGGGCGCAAAAGAGGGTCTGGCTTTAATCAATGGAACTCAATTTATGGCGGCACATGGTGTGATGGCTGTTGCCGAGTTAAATCGTGTACTTCAGAACGCTGATATTATTGCTACCTTAATGATTGAAGGCTTAAATGGTTCAATAAAACCATTTTTTACAGAATTACATCAATTACGCCCGCACCCAGGAAACCGCTATGTTGCTGCAAGCATTTTTAACATGCTTCATGGCTCGGCTATTTTGGAAAGCCACAAAGACTGTTCTCGTGTACAAGATCCCTATTCGCTGCGCTGTATCCCTCAGGTCCATGGAGCATCACGCAATGCTTGGTTTCATTTGAAGGATACCATAGAAATCGAAATAAACGCAGTGACCGACAATCCTGTGATCATTAATGATGAACTCACCATTAGTGGCGGTAGCTTTCACGGACAGTCAATCGCTTTGCCTTTGGATTATGCCACACTGGCCGCATCGGAAATTGGCAATATTTCGGACCGAAGGGTCTATTTGTCTTTAGAAGGTCAAACCAACGGTGTCCCAAAATTGTTAATGAAGTCAACCGGTCTCAATTCAGGATTTATGATCTTACAATATAGCACTGCCGCGATTGCAAGTGAGAATAAAGGACTTTGTTTTCCTGCAAGTGCAGATAGTATTCCTACCTCTTTAGGCCAGGAAGATCATGTCAGTATGGGATCTATTGCCGGCCGAAAATTACTGCAGGTCATTGACAATGTCGATAAAATACTAAGTATTGAACTGTTATGTGCGGCACAGGCCAAGGATTACCATCAGCCATTAAAATCGACTGCAGCATTGGAAGCTATCCATGCAAGAATTCGTCAGTCTATTCCGCATATTGAATCCGATCAACCTATGGAAGAGCTGCTGACTGAGGCACAAAGGCTCGTAAAATCAGGCGAACTGATCACATTGCATCGTCAATATGCTACAGGTGAGATGGAAGCGGATTTGAAACAAAGGTTTGAGATGTTTTAA